In the genome of Croceimicrobium hydrocarbonivorans, one region contains:
- the ccoS gene encoding cbb3-type cytochrome oxidase assembly protein CcoS has protein sequence MSAIYILISISFLVAIGFLAAFIWSIKNGQYEDDYSPSVRMLKDDHAPNHRPKL, from the coding sequence ATGTCGGCAATCTACATTCTCATCTCTATTAGTTTTCTCGTAGCTATTGGCTTTTTAGCGGCTTTCATCTGGAGCATCAAAAACGGCCAGTACGAGGACGACTATTCCCCGAGTGTTCGAATGTTGAAAGACGATCATGCTCCGAACCACAGACCAAAATTGTAG
- a CDS encoding CPBP family intramembrane glutamic endopeptidase, protein MLKGRFAQEPLYSQLLLLVGLVFVGMLFFTTLGVFIASATFGISPEDVLSIFQNLDKGAGREVFKLVQSINTIGSYFIPALVAAYLFDLQPKRFIGSETFPAPAWLIVASLVLMAYSMSALSDLLYRISTAFPWPESFTANMKDMQEVMLGTYSNVLNMKGFGDFLHVLMVMAVLPAIAEESLFRGVLQPLLRRKLNPHIAILITSFAFSALHQQYLAFLSIFVLGMLLGYLREWTNSIWPSTILHFFNNASIVVLVYFFDFDYREALSENQAINWAETGTLLAVLIFSVLLFERLSRGSRNWSDSK, encoded by the coding sequence ATGCTGAAAGGCCGATTTGCCCAAGAACCATTGTATTCGCAACTGCTCCTTTTAGTAGGATTGGTTTTTGTAGGGATGCTATTTTTCACCACCCTGGGGGTTTTTATTGCCAGTGCCACCTTTGGTATCAGTCCAGAAGATGTATTGAGCATCTTCCAAAATCTGGACAAAGGAGCCGGTAGAGAAGTCTTTAAATTGGTGCAAAGCATCAATACTATTGGCAGCTATTTCATTCCGGCCTTGGTGGCTGCCTACCTTTTCGATCTTCAGCCCAAACGATTTATAGGTTCCGAAACCTTCCCTGCACCGGCCTGGCTTATTGTTGCCAGCTTGGTATTGATGGCTTATAGTATGTCGGCCTTAAGCGATTTACTCTATCGCATAAGTACCGCCTTCCCCTGGCCCGAATCATTCACTGCCAATATGAAAGATATGCAGGAGGTAATGCTGGGCACCTATTCGAATGTTTTAAACATGAAGGGCTTTGGCGATTTCCTTCATGTATTAATGGTGATGGCAGTTTTGCCGGCCATTGCAGAAGAGAGTTTATTCCGCGGGGTTTTACAACCCTTGCTGCGTCGCAAATTAAATCCGCATATCGCGATACTTATCACCAGCTTTGCCTTTTCAGCATTACACCAGCAATACCTGGCCTTCTTATCCATTTTTGTATTAGGAATGCTATTGGGTTATCTGCGGGAATGGACCAATAGTATTTGGCCTTCTACCATTTTACACTTCTTTAATAATGCCAGTATAGTGGTATTGGTTTACTTCTTTGATTTCGACTACAGAGAAGCTCTATCTGAAAACCAAGCTATTAATTGGGCGGAAACGGGAACCCTACTCGCAGTTCTCATCTTTAGTGTACTACTCTTTGAACGCCTCAGCCGAGGCTCCCGCAATTGGAGTGATTCTAAATAA